A window of Rattus norvegicus strain BN/NHsdMcwi chromosome 14, GRCr8, whole genome shotgun sequence contains these coding sequences:
- the LOC120096510 gene encoding PRAME family member 8-like isoform X1, with protein sequence MSIPTPLTLQMLARQSLLRNEDVAISSLEEMPNVLFPALFKEAFEGRQTKLVKETVATWPLPCLPVGALMNTQSLETFQAVLDGVDMRLTRKFHPRRTKLQVLDLRNAHHAFWNIWAGAEESSCSAENWEEKQVVKVLPRYALRRQRVKVIVELCIWSCLDETQAYFLKWAQQRKGSLHFCCTQMTIWELPLRVLKEILNVFNPQHITELELNTEWNLSDLAHFAAYFGKMINLQKVFLAPLHKMTLSNSTETRDRETKCIKKFISQFSKFNCLQHLCMFCVHFLRDHMNQVLGCLMTPLETLSITYYLISQKDLDSLSRSQSLFQLKHLDLRGVVLCDLDIMPLRGLLEKVADTLETLDLQWCRMTDSQLYALLPALRHCCQLTMVNFYSNNFSMHILKDLLQHTINWSRINVEQYPAPLECYDDSAQVSVERFALLCPELMDTLRAIRQPKSISFATDTCQRCGECCVYHNGSRLCCCWQ encoded by the exons ATGAGTATTCCGACCCCACTCACACTCCAGATGCTGGCAAGACAGTCATTGCTCAGAAATGAGGATGTGGCCATATCCTCTCTGGAGGAGATGCCAAATGTGCTCTTCCCAGCACTGTTCAAGGAGGCCTTTGAGGGCAGACAAACCAAGCTTGTGAAAGAAACGGTGGCAACTTGGCCATtgccctgtctccctgtgggTGCATTGATGAACACTCAAAGCCTAGAAACCTTTCAAGCTGTGCTAGATGGAGTAGACATGCGACTGACAAGAAAGTTTCACCCCAG GAGAACAAAACTACAGGTTCTTGATTTGAGAAATGCACACCATGCCTTCTGGAACATATGGGCTGGTGCAGAGGAGAGCAGCTGTTCAGCAGAAAACTGGGAGGAAAAGCAAGTAGTGAAGGTCTTGCCCAGATATGCACTGAGGCGGCAGCGAGTGAAGGTCATAGTTGAATTGTGCATCtggtcctgccttgatgaaacaCAAGCATATTTCTTGAAGTGGGCCCAGCAGAGAAAGGGCTCCCTACATTTCTGTTGTACACAGATGACAATCTGGGAGCTGCCACTCAGAGTTCTCAAAGAGATCTTGAATGTATTTAATCCACAACACATCACTGAATTAGAACTGAATACAGAGTGGAATCTGTCTGACCTGGCACATTTTGCTGCCTACTTTGGAAAGATGATAAATCTTCAGAAAGTCTTCCTGGCACCCCTCCACAAGATGACCCTCTCTAATAGCACTgaaacaagagacagagaaaccaagtgtATCAAGAAGTTTATATCTCAGTTCTCCAAATTCAATTGCCTCCAGCATCTCTGCATGTTCTGCGTCCATTTTCTTAGAGATCACATGAATCAAGTCCTAGG GTGCCTGATGACTCCCTTGGAGACTCTTTCAATCACATACTACCTAATTTCACAGAAAGACTTGGATTCCCTATCCCGCAGTCAAAGCCTTTTTCAGCTCAAACATCTGGATTTGAGAGGAGTGGTCTTATGTGATCTGGATATTATGCCTCTGAGAGGTCTCCTAGAGAAAGTGGCAGACACTCTTGAGACTCTGGATTTGCAGTGGTGTAGGATGACTGACTCCCAACTCTATGCCCTCCTACCTGCCCTCAGACATTGCTGTCAGCTCACCATGGTCAACTTCTACAGCAATAACTTCTCCATGCACATTCTCAAGGACCTTTTGCAGCACACAATCAACTGGAGCAGGATCAATGTGGAACAATATCCTGCCCCTCTGGAGTGCTATGATGACTCGGCTCAAGTTTCTGTAGAAAGATTTGCCCTACTTTGTCCTGAGCTCATGGACACACTCAGGGCAATAAGGCAGCCCAAGAGCATCTCCTTTGCTACAGATACCTGCCAAAGATGTGGTGAGTGCTGTGTCTATCACAATGGGTCCAGACTTTGTTGTTGCTGGCAGTAA
- the LOC120096510 gene encoding PRAME family member 8-like isoform X2: MSIPTPLTLQMLARQSLLRNEDVAISSLEEMPNVLFPALFKEAFEGRQTKLVKETVATWPLPCLPVGALMNTQSLETFQAVLDGVDMRLTRKFHPRTKLQVLDLRNAHHAFWNIWAGAEESSCSAENWEEKQVVKVLPRYALRRQRVKVIVELCIWSCLDETQAYFLKWAQQRKGSLHFCCTQMTIWELPLRVLKEILNVFNPQHITELELNTEWNLSDLAHFAAYFGKMINLQKVFLAPLHKMTLSNSTETRDRETKCIKKFISQFSKFNCLQHLCMFCVHFLRDHMNQVLGCLMTPLETLSITYYLISQKDLDSLSRSQSLFQLKHLDLRGVVLCDLDIMPLRGLLEKVADTLETLDLQWCRMTDSQLYALLPALRHCCQLTMVNFYSNNFSMHILKDLLQHTINWSRINVEQYPAPLECYDDSAQVSVERFALLCPELMDTLRAIRQPKSISFATDTCQRCGECCVYHNGSRLCCCWQ, encoded by the exons ATGAGTATTCCGACCCCACTCACACTCCAGATGCTGGCAAGACAGTCATTGCTCAGAAATGAGGATGTGGCCATATCCTCTCTGGAGGAGATGCCAAATGTGCTCTTCCCAGCACTGTTCAAGGAGGCCTTTGAGGGCAGACAAACCAAGCTTGTGAAAGAAACGGTGGCAACTTGGCCATtgccctgtctccctgtgggTGCATTGATGAACACTCAAAGCCTAGAAACCTTTCAAGCTGTGCTAGATGGAGTAGACATGCGACTGACAAGAAAGTTTCACCCCAG AACAAAACTACAGGTTCTTGATTTGAGAAATGCACACCATGCCTTCTGGAACATATGGGCTGGTGCAGAGGAGAGCAGCTGTTCAGCAGAAAACTGGGAGGAAAAGCAAGTAGTGAAGGTCTTGCCCAGATATGCACTGAGGCGGCAGCGAGTGAAGGTCATAGTTGAATTGTGCATCtggtcctgccttgatgaaacaCAAGCATATTTCTTGAAGTGGGCCCAGCAGAGAAAGGGCTCCCTACATTTCTGTTGTACACAGATGACAATCTGGGAGCTGCCACTCAGAGTTCTCAAAGAGATCTTGAATGTATTTAATCCACAACACATCACTGAATTAGAACTGAATACAGAGTGGAATCTGTCTGACCTGGCACATTTTGCTGCCTACTTTGGAAAGATGATAAATCTTCAGAAAGTCTTCCTGGCACCCCTCCACAAGATGACCCTCTCTAATAGCACTgaaacaagagacagagaaaccaagtgtATCAAGAAGTTTATATCTCAGTTCTCCAAATTCAATTGCCTCCAGCATCTCTGCATGTTCTGCGTCCATTTTCTTAGAGATCACATGAATCAAGTCCTAGG GTGCCTGATGACTCCCTTGGAGACTCTTTCAATCACATACTACCTAATTTCACAGAAAGACTTGGATTCCCTATCCCGCAGTCAAAGCCTTTTTCAGCTCAAACATCTGGATTTGAGAGGAGTGGTCTTATGTGATCTGGATATTATGCCTCTGAGAGGTCTCCTAGAGAAAGTGGCAGACACTCTTGAGACTCTGGATTTGCAGTGGTGTAGGATGACTGACTCCCAACTCTATGCCCTCCTACCTGCCCTCAGACATTGCTGTCAGCTCACCATGGTCAACTTCTACAGCAATAACTTCTCCATGCACATTCTCAAGGACCTTTTGCAGCACACAATCAACTGGAGCAGGATCAATGTGGAACAATATCCTGCCCCTCTGGAGTGCTATGATGACTCGGCTCAAGTTTCTGTAGAAAGATTTGCCCTACTTTGTCCTGAGCTCATGGACACACTCAGGGCAATAAGGCAGCCCAAGAGCATCTCCTTTGCTACAGATACCTGCCAAAGATGTGGTGAGTGCTGTGTCTATCACAATGGGTCCAGACTTTGTTGTTGCTGGCAGTAA
- the LOC120096510 gene encoding PRAME family member 18-like isoform X4 has translation MSIPTPLTLQMLARQSLLRNEDVAISSLEEMPNVLFPALFKEAFEGRQTKLVKETVATWPLPCLPVGALMNTQSLETFQAVLDGVDMRLTRKFHPRRTKLQVLDLRNAHHAFWNIWAGAEESSCSAENWEEKQVVKVPDDSLGDSFNHILPNFTERLGFPIPQSKPFSAQTSGFERSGLM, from the exons ATGAGTATTCCGACCCCACTCACACTCCAGATGCTGGCAAGACAGTCATTGCTCAGAAATGAGGATGTGGCCATATCCTCTCTGGAGGAGATGCCAAATGTGCTCTTCCCAGCACTGTTCAAGGAGGCCTTTGAGGGCAGACAAACCAAGCTTGTGAAAGAAACGGTGGCAACTTGGCCATtgccctgtctccctgtgggTGCATTGATGAACACTCAAAGCCTAGAAACCTTTCAAGCTGTGCTAGATGGAGTAGACATGCGACTGACAAGAAAGTTTCACCCCAG GAGAACAAAACTACAGGTTCTTGATTTGAGAAATGCACACCATGCCTTCTGGAACATATGGGCTGGTGCAGAGGAGAGCAGCTGTTCAGCAGAAAACTGGGAGGAAAAGCAAGTAGTGAAG GTGCCTGATGACTCCCTTGGAGACTCTTTCAATCACATACTACCTAATTTCACAGAAAGACTTGGATTCCCTATCCCGCAGTCAAAGCCTTTTTCAGCTCAAACATCTGGATTTGAGAGGAGTGGTCTTATGTGA
- the LOC120096510 gene encoding oogenesin-1-like isoform X3, which produces MSIPTPLTLQMLARQSLLRNEDVAISSLEEMPNVLFPALFKEAFEGRQTKLVKETVATWPLPCLPVGALMNTQSLETFQAVLDGVDMRLTRKFHPRCLMTPLETLSITYYLISQKDLDSLSRSQSLFQLKHLDLRGVVLCDLDIMPLRGLLEKVADTLETLDLQWCRMTDSQLYALLPALRHCCQLTMVNFYSNNFSMHILKDLLQHTINWSRINVEQYPAPLECYDDSAQVSVERFALLCPELMDTLRAIRQPKSISFATDTCQRCGECCVYHNGSRLCCCWQ; this is translated from the exons ATGAGTATTCCGACCCCACTCACACTCCAGATGCTGGCAAGACAGTCATTGCTCAGAAATGAGGATGTGGCCATATCCTCTCTGGAGGAGATGCCAAATGTGCTCTTCCCAGCACTGTTCAAGGAGGCCTTTGAGGGCAGACAAACCAAGCTTGTGAAAGAAACGGTGGCAACTTGGCCATtgccctgtctccctgtgggTGCATTGATGAACACTCAAAGCCTAGAAACCTTTCAAGCTGTGCTAGATGGAGTAGACATGCGACTGACAAGAAAGTTTCACCCCAG GTGCCTGATGACTCCCTTGGAGACTCTTTCAATCACATACTACCTAATTTCACAGAAAGACTTGGATTCCCTATCCCGCAGTCAAAGCCTTTTTCAGCTCAAACATCTGGATTTGAGAGGAGTGGTCTTATGTGATCTGGATATTATGCCTCTGAGAGGTCTCCTAGAGAAAGTGGCAGACACTCTTGAGACTCTGGATTTGCAGTGGTGTAGGATGACTGACTCCCAACTCTATGCCCTCCTACCTGCCCTCAGACATTGCTGTCAGCTCACCATGGTCAACTTCTACAGCAATAACTTCTCCATGCACATTCTCAAGGACCTTTTGCAGCACACAATCAACTGGAGCAGGATCAATGTGGAACAATATCCTGCCCCTCTGGAGTGCTATGATGACTCGGCTCAAGTTTCTGTAGAAAGATTTGCCCTACTTTGTCCTGAGCTCATGGACACACTCAGGGCAATAAGGCAGCCCAAGAGCATCTCCTTTGCTACAGATACCTGCCAAAGATGTGGTGAGTGCTGTGTCTATCACAATGGGTCCAGACTTTGTTGTTGCTGGCAGTAA